Below is a genomic region from Lineus longissimus chromosome 4, tnLinLong1.2, whole genome shotgun sequence.
gtgtaattccattaactgaatattgtttttagacactataacattttaggcctacttttccgtaaaccatgagaacaatgtatgtgaaaaaaacaacacatataagtgaggcgccgagtatacagtaaagctcggtctctaaagtctggaggtccggagtccgtaaccgtgacggtcacgagagtggcttgtccttacggatagatcgagagggcggtttggggttccgccgacggtgctcgcatgcattggtcgtatccccgaaacctttacaacgacaacaaagctggtggcatccatgacggtataggaattggcGGTTAAGTTACAAAAAATATGGTGGCATCCAaagacggtataggaattgacggtgaaggacctcgtggcatatcggatgcgcatccgaagacggtaagggaattgacggtgaaggatctcgtggcatatcggatgcgcatccgaagacggtaagggaattgacggtgaaggatctcgtggcatatcggatgcgcatccgaagacggtaagagaattgacggtgaaggatctcgtggcatatcggatgcgcatccgaagacggtaagggaattgacggtaaaggatctcgtggcatctGTAATTAGCTGagctgggagggggggggttattCAAATCCTGCATCCACCCTCAGATACACAACGGGGGAGCTAGGGAGGAAGGACTTTCGTTTAAACTGACCAGAACATGGTATAACTGTCCTGAATGTCTGGTCCAGAGTAGTCTCTTTATGTAATTAAGGGTGACTTTGATCTCCTGCTCTCCTCAGTCAGATGGACAGCTACACGAAACTAGAATTCTGGGGAAAAGACAACCTGGATCATGTCACATCTAGTCGGGAcaagacaaaaaatcaggtggcATTTTAATGATCAgggattcaccatggtgaattcagtgtTCAACATGGTAAATGAGAGttaaccatgctcaccatgtTGTTAGGCTTGGCTGAGCCCAGAAAAGTCTGCCATTACCAGACCTGGAACCAGGCTGGAAAGAATTTCCAGAGGACAGGCAATTACTGATTGTGCCACAGCTTGCCAGGCCTGAATCCGATTTCATTGACCAAAGAATTTTCCATCCAGCGACTAGGGTAAGGGAGGGGGGATTATTTTGACTGATGACAGATTATACCATCTTCGAGTCAATACACAtcccatcctgaacttcagggacTTCCACTCCGTTTTATCCCTCCCCATGCATgaaaggggaggagcatacaacTGACTGGTATTCGAGGCTGTACACACCCTAGACAGCAATCACCCAGACCAAACAGAccaagacaatgggtgatatgaaaaaAGATTAGCAACtgcttttatttcaattttgtacagaaggcctagtgtaaatgtacgtggagttttagaaaaaagcatttgcgtgtctttattcatatcacccaatggcaaACTGTTTATTTTTACCAAATCTGATGACACTATCTGTCATAgagacaagtcacaatctgTTCAAGGCTTGTTTGTCTGTATGTAACCAACTAGCCTATATAAAAGGTACAACAACCAAATCATTAAATCAACTTTATATTCTGTACATTTGAAATTCAATAATTGTTACAATAAATTTTAAAAGCCATTCATTGCAAAATGTCAAGGATGTATGttcacaacacagtttttcactAAtctcttctccatacatgtacaagtgcaAGAAAAACTGTGGTTATGAGTGagtcaaaaactaggtttacagCTCAGTATTTGAGGTATCTGGGAGGTGACCAAAAATTAATGCTTTGGAACTGATTCCTCAATTTGTCAATAAAATCGAAATTGACTCATTCACATTTTTAGACCTTTCTGATAACGTTCATACTGTGGTAAATAAGAATTTCCAGAAGGAAAAATCGAGAAGCTCCCCTGCACTGGAAATGTCATGACTGTGATATCTGTCATCCTGAGTATCGGTGGCTGCCTTGGGAAACAATATGAGGGCATCTTACATCCGGAGCACTGGGTATTTGGTGGACACCTTGGCACTGTAACAAGACACAATATCAAGGCACTGTCCGAGCACCTGAAACAAACAAGGGTAATGTTAAGAAAATATTTTATGGGGACaagtcatcatcttcttctGAATTTTAAACAAGAAGTACCACTAAAATCAGCATGAACATAAGGTTTGAAGAATGTTTGTGAGCTAATTGACTAATCTGACTGAAGAATTTAGCCAATGACTGAGATAAGTGTATCAAGAAGCAGGCCAGAAACATCTACATattaaagtttgaaaaaaattcttgtTATAGAACTCCCCTCCTCATATATATACCTTTCTAGTGTCCTTGGGTAGAATAATACCATCATCATGTAACCTGGAGCTGGAGTAAAAAGCACCTGTCTCTTGCAAAAATCTCTCTAATAGTTTAGTCTTGTTTTGGATGGCATCGTCCGAGTCCTGATCATTTGGAAACTTCTCCTGAAGACAGAGAAAATGCAAATTCATCATTTACCCCTTCCAGACctgattttcaattttacacctcacaacaaaatcattttttttcacaaGGTAGCTTCAGAGAGTGCTCTGAGCAAGCATTCCAACGAATGGTAATTGAAATATACTTTGGCAGTCTTCAACCATTCGGAAATTTCTCTCTCATGCATATCTGATAAAAGAGCAAGAATCTTTAAAACTTAACCTGATCAAAGATTTAGTTTGTTGGCGAATGAGTGTTAAGGATACAACATACATGGTCTGATATCCAAATTTGCTGTGTTTACCTACTTACTTTCATAGCCAACTGAACCATCAGGTCCACATCTAGCATCGACATCTCAACATTTGGCCACGTGAACAGAAATCTTGGACTTTGTGATCGACCACACTGAAAGAAAGAGtatttttttcaacaacatGCATTTCATTCCAAGACAATGCACGAACCAGAACACAAGGGACAATTTAGCTCACCCAATCTAAAAGATTTGTATGGTAGAGGAGACTATTTAATGAGTTTTTGGTATTGCACATGCATAATGATGAAATGGCTTTTAGAGGCTTTTGCATCTGAAgtctttgattgtttattggACACAACTTCCTTTACCATTAAGTAGTTCATCGAGCCATAGCTGCCTCCCAGAATCACAGTAAGTTTAGGGACACTGGCACAAGCCACACTGGCAAGCATTTTACTATAGTCCCGGAGGAAGTTTCCACTAATCTCTGAAAAGAAGAAGGCGGCAGACGTTTTAGAAGAGgaaagatatttgaaaaaagTCAGAAAATTCTATTTTAGGGGCAAGGATACTTTTTATGCCCCATCCTAATCAAATaactttaaaaaattcaaagtgCAATCAACTTTATCAACCAATATGAATGTAACAAATTGCTTTTCAGTCCATAATTTCTTGTGACCTTACCTGGATCTAAATCCACATTTGTTGCATCAGCCGGGTGggtgttttgaagaaaaataataGGAACGTTCCGCTCACagcaaacaccaacaaaatgaGCACCTTTAGCAGCAGCAGAGTCTGTCAGACGACCGTTGTTTCCAATTAGACCAACAAGATGGCTGGAAGGGGAAAGCATTGGTCAGagcaaaatattatcaaaatacAGGCACCACAGCCAACACAACATTGATGGCCAAAGAATGAAACCGGCTTTGGTTGATCTCAAGTAAAACTCTCAATGTAATTTTGAGACATAAATATTTTGGAATCTTTTAGCGTGAACAAAGTACCAATCAACAACTACCATTATATATTTCTGGTGACTTTGTATGATCTATTTGTTCATTTTCTTATCATGTCTTTAGTTAAATTACACACCCTTGCAGATAACCAAATCCTGTCACCAGATTTGAGCCGTATTTCTTTTTGAACTCTTGGAAACGACTTCCATCAACCAGTCTGGCAATAATCTGAAGAAAAATGAGTCATGCACAGAGGAGAGAACCTTTCTGCAAGAGTAGGAAATTACTTCTTTCATTTGGGAATCAGATTGTAGAGACTTTTGAAATGCAACTCCTAATTCCAAGTTGGAAAGAGATTCTCAAATGCTTactttcatttcattgtttagaagaaaaaaacttacAAGGCCAACAAATTTGATAATCACCTTATACATATCTATCTCATGCATATTTTTCTCTGGTATCAAGCCACTCAATTCTTCCGGGCTGAACAACGGCTCATCATACGAGGTATTTGGTTCATACTCTGGTAGATTTAAACTTGCTATGATGTCCCTGGTTATGGTGAATGCTTCCTCTTCTGTGGCAGCAAAATGATCAGTACAACCACTCACACTGAAAGAGTAAATTAACATGCAGTTAAAGACTGATGGTGATATTACTATGTTTTCAAGTGACGCACAAAGAAATTGTTCCAAAGAATTAGGAATCATCataacctgttgacatgacatTCATTGAGAAGCTATTGATGAATATTTTCTGATAGTACCATTTGTGTTCCGACTGactttacatgtactgtaaatggTACTATAATTCTCTGGAAAAGCTCATACCAAGAAATATTTGATGAGAAATCAACCATAATGATTGTACCTAGAGTGTAATGTGGCGCCCCCAAGTTCATCTGGCGTAACTATCTCTCCAGTAGCTGCCTTGACTAATGGAGGTCCCCCTAGGAAGATGGTGCCAATTTTGTCGACAATGACTGCCTCATCTGCCATGGTTGGAATGTATGCTGCGCCAGCAGTGCAACTGCCACAAACGACTGCTACCTGGTAGAAGTTAAAATTAGTGTATGTGTTATCTCCGAATGTTGGAAATGTCACAATAGAGACCGCAGAGTTCATGGATGCACTTTCTCCAAGAAACTTCCTTTCAAACATAGTAAAAAGGCTAGCTTAGATTCAATTGGCTTGGAGTCACAGTCATAATCTCACCTGGGGTATTCCGTCTGCAGAAAGCACCGCTTCATTGTAAAACACTCGACCACCTTGTTCCTTATCGGGGAAGATCTCGGACTGCAACGGGAGGAAGGCACCACCACTGTCCACTAGATAAACACATGGCAGCCTATTCTGTTCAGAGATCTCCTGTCCTCGCAATTGTTTCTTCACTGTGATGGGGAAGACAGTCCCACCTTTTACTGTGGCATCGTTAGCAAGGACAATACAGTAATGACCATTCACCTTGCCAATTGCTGTAAAGTGCAAGGAGAATGATAGGAAAACAGACATAACCACAACAAAATGGCAGCAGAAAGACCGCTTCGTCGCATATCACAAGTTCTTTTGTTAGTTGTGCctatattttgtttcttttgggCTCTGAACAGCAACCGCACCTCTGACAGGTGTAATGTCAACTAGCAACTAGCCAATGTCCATGTCTATACATATCTCCCTCATCAACTTACCAGCAAGAACTCCAGCTCTTGGCACAGTACCATATGGCATAGCATACCCAGCAAATGGAGCAATTTCAAGGATTTCGCTATCATCATCAAATAATAATTTAATTCTGTCGTTGACCAGTATTTTCTTATTTCTAACAGTGTGTCTCTCTCTAGATTTCTCGTCGCCTCCCTTTTGGATAGTTTTGAGcgtttttacatgtttttcttcaatGGCTTTGAATCGTTCTGAATGGtttttgaaatcagcagaaAAAGTGTTTACTGGGAGGTCAAGGATTGGGAAATGCTTCTTTTTGTCTTTGACATCCTGGAGCTGAATTTTTGTTGACTTTTTCAGCTGAACTTCAGACTTCAAATCAATGAATACAGCCGATGTCATGCTCAACAGGCGTCGGTCTTTGAATCTACATAGTCTATGTAACAAGCATTGAGGCTTCAAGGCTTGCATTATGATTTAGATGCAGCATTCATTGGCGAAAGGAAATTTTGCAGggacaaaatttaaaattttttttaacgTGTTCGATTACTAGCGCCGCGCTTGCCCGAGTAAGCGCCAGTGCGTTCTTTTGGTACTTGCGGGCGCCAGAGCTTTGGGGCTcgattcatactgggcatgcgcttcaaggcCCGAGATCAGGTGCTTACCGAATCGAACGCGATATTTGCTTGCACCGGAAGTGCAATGCGCCACCTATAAAATaaaatggcggcctccatgaaaacaaaatttttcaaaatttattcGATTTAAACCCAAATTTTGTCTTTTCTTTGCGTTCAATAGCACAGTAAGTGGCTTTTTAAGTTTCATCATGATCTTAAGTTAGTTTAGAAAATCATTTAGTCGGTGATTAAGTTGAATCGAAGCCATTCTGACGCATTGAATTTTTGATTGTATATTCCTTGTGTATCTCGCCTGTAAATTTGCTGTGGTGTACAGGGTggttgaaaaacaaataaagtcaaaaataattttgaacgGGTAAACAAGAGACAAGAAGTCACGTTCATTTCAGTAAGCTTCTCGAATCTGCAAATTTCAGAGGACAACATGGCTGCAACGAGTGATGTTCGTGAAATCTTGGAACTTCCAATTGGGGAACCACAGCCAATGACAAAAGAAGTTCTGCTAGGGGATGGAAAGAAGGTTGGTTGAAAATGAGTTTTATATCTGTGAATGAAGAATCACCCAAGGATATTTGCACATTAGGCCATGATTCAACACAGCATTCCCACTTTCTTTGATCAAATTGATGTGGTGCTGGTCCCATGTGAAATTCCAATTCTTGGAAGATTTCCATTTTTCTCctcctgaaagtgaaaagagTTAAGTTTAATTTGGCAGCAAAAATGGAAGGATAATTTTATAGGAATAGGACAAAAAATAAGCACATGTATGACTATGAGACATATTTTTGCAAATAAGGCCAGCTCTGAGGACAACATTTTCACATGGAAAAGCATGAGGTTTCTTGAGCTGAGCACTGTCACATCTTTGGTGTCAGTAGAGTTTCATTGTTCGTCTTTGCAGAAGAAACCGAAGAAGCCAGAACTCAATTTCAAGCGTCCTGAGGGCATGCACAGAGAATTATGGGGACTCCTGTGGACCGACAGCAAGTGAGTGATCTGTTTATGTTTAAATCAGAATGCTAAAAATGTGCTAGTAAACATAATTCTTAGCTAGTTAAGCGAAAATTCAATAATCTTAAATAAAATTTGGGGGAAACGGTGTATCTTGTCCTTAATCTTGTGTAAAGAATACTGGGATTATGAGTTTTTTGTTGTTAATGATCAATGTAAATTGCCTCTACATAATTACCTTCCCCCTCTACTGCTTTTGAATTTGATGCGACCATTGGTGATAGAACACAGATGCCTTGCCTTACCATTACTGCCTACTCAATTTCCAGAGATGCTCCTCCTATCATGCCAACAGATACCAATCAAGGGTACAAACAGATGAAGGCCAAGATCGGGCGGAGTCGTGTTAGGCCGTGGAAATGGATGCCTTTTACAAACCCAGCTAGAAAAGTACAAAATCCAGTTGGAATTGGGCTGTTGGGATgtcaataaaaaaaaattgtcattcTTTTCACTACGCGCATGTCATAAACATCTCATCCCAATTATTAGGGGAATGGCACTTATCCAGGGAAAGCCATGAATAATATGTCGAGTTGTCTAATCAATACCTATGTCTCAAGAGTACTTTAAAAAGCAATTTACAGAAAGCGAGCTAGAATCCTTGATTGCTTGATGATTTCAATTTACCTCAAAGTTAAAAAAATCCTTTTAAGAAATATCTTATTGCTAAATGgtgtgattttatttgcctAGGATGGTGCTATATTCTATCATTGGAGGCGGGTTGCCGAAGAGGGTAAAGATTATCCGTTTGCACGGTTTAACAAGAGCGTTGACATGCCTGTCTATACCGATATCGAATACACACAGCATCTTCATGATGAAAGCTGGACCAGGCTTGAAACAGATCATCTGTTTGACCTTGCAAAAAGATTTGACCTTCGTTTTGTCGTGATGCATGATCGCTGGGACCGAGATCGCTACCCAAATCGAAGTATTGAGGACCTAAAGGAAAGATATTATGCTATTAGCAATACCCTAGCAAAGGTAAGACACATCGCAAGGTTTTATACTCTGATCACCACAGCCAGGTTTCGAATCAAATAGCTTAACGATCGCTATCGCCAGATGCAATTGGGCAACTTTCTGGCATGCCCATCTCTACTCTAGACACTTTTCAATAGAAGTTTGAAAATTTAGTCATTTCACCAAATAAATTCCTTCTCTTGACATTTAAGTTGGAAGGAGGTAAACCTTTCCTATCTTCTTGTTCTTTTCTAGGTACGGGCTCCACAAGGACATGAACCAAAAACCAAAGTGTTTGACGGAGAACACGAAAGACGACGCAAGGAGCAGCTCATCAAACTCTTCAACCGCACATCAGAGGATGTGAGTAACATTATATGataagttttgttttcatttcacgACACAGTTTTACTGACGTCTTCAAACCTGGAATTATGTAAGCACTTGGTTGGAGCCTTGTGGATAAGAATTCTCACTGTGAACGCTACTCTCTGCTGATAGACTTACTGTtctgtttcaaatcattttgttTTTTAGTTAGAAGAGGAGGAATATTTGAACTCGGAGTTGAAAAAGATCGAACAGCGCAAAAAAGAGCGGGAAAAGAAAACACAAGATCTCCAGAAACTCATCACGGCAGCAGATAGCAATATGGAAAATAGGCGGGCCGAGAGAAAAAGTACGAAGAAAAAACTCCCAATACAAACAAAGGCACGGGACACTGTCAGTGTAAGGTTGATTCATTGTTATATGATTTATTTGCATGTATACCGGCACACAATTCTGATTTATCGGTGTTATATGGAAATGACAGCAGAAGTGGTGTTGGTTAAACTGAGTCTTCCAGCGTTGGCTGTGTGGTAAACTGAGGCCAGTGTTGGGTAGTGTTGCTTGCTAGGATAGCATTTTCTAGTGCAAGAGTGTCTTGAATAAAGAGGCCCTACTGTGAACACCTCCTAGAAAGAATGGAATATGACATTGAAATGGAAAGATGGGTTACAGTCGGCACAGGTCATCTTCTTCTGTGGTTGCTTTTTATGTAGTATATGGATAGAATTGTGTTGTTTTCAATTTCCAGGTTGCTCCTGAGACGACAGGCATAAAGTTTATGGAAATAAAACAGTCTGGTGTTACGTTAAGAAGTCAGCGGGTGAGTACATTGTAAGGACACAGCATCTAAGAATTTTATTGTTCACATGTATTTCTAATGACGGCAAGGCAGAACTGAGATTAATAGTGTTGTATTCAATTTCAGATGAAACTGCCGAGCACGATTGGTCAGAAGAAAACGAAAGCATTAGAACAGGTCCTGGAAGAATTAGGAATTGGTAGGCAACCAGAAGTGTAGATGAAATTATGTCTTATGCCaagcagaagaaaaaaactataCTTGGTTCTTGGGAAAAGCTATGTTTGTCCTCCTCAGTGATAGTCATGATATCATCTAGCTCAAAATCTTCTTGCATGCAGGCAAGATTTCTTCAATATGCTTTGAAGCTATTTCAATAGTTATCAAAGCCGCTATTTAGTGTCGATGTTTGCCAGAGATAACTTAGCAAGGTGCTAAATTTAACTTTCCGTGAATTAAAGATGTTTTTCCTACACTATATATGCTTTGTTTCAGAATTTAACCCAATACCTACTGACGACATAGTGCAGAATTTCAACGAACTTCGTCAGGACATTGTCCTTCTCTATGAATTGAAATTAGCTCTCGCGAACTGTGAATATGAACTGCAGACTTTGCGCCACAGATATGAGACACTAGCTCCTGGAAAGGTAAGTGTCATCTTCCTCGACCACATTCACTCTTTTGAGCATTTGGTTCTTGCCACTACAGTTGGGTGCCAAGTCACTGTCTCCACTGGACTATTTGTGTTTTTTCAGGTTTTCAATTGATTAATGATTTCTTGCCTTTCAGTTAATAGATGTGGGGCCTTTAATTCCATCAGCAACATCAATAAAGATCGATCCTGATTTTTCGCCGCCGAAAGGAGAGAAAAAGATATCAGAAACTATAGATGTAGTTGGCAATCCTGGTACGCCCATTGTGAGTATAACTTATCAGATGAATTTTTAAGCTGAAAAATTTGCCTTTTTGCAGGCTAGCAAAGGCTGGTTGTCTTTATTTGTTTGTTGCATGAATCCTAGAATGTTGGCCATCATTTGTTCCTAGTGTCTGCATGTTGAGATAGATACATGGATTAGTTAATTGACGTTCTTCTGTTGAGTTTGAAGTTCATTCATGTTGTTCTGTTAAATTCGTTTGGTATGAAAATTCCCAAGTTCATTTCctttatttcagttttaatGCTGATCATTGAATGAAGTAAGTTTTAGAGagtgttttttcaaaatgttcaactgGATCACCTCCGCCTgaaaattgatgatgatgatgatgaattgctTTGGACTTTAAAACACATCCTTCATTAATAACAACAATTAGTCGATATTGAAATCACTAGTTCTGCCATTGCCTGATGAAAGTCAGTCCCACTTTCACAATATCTAATGTAACCCAGTATTCAGCTATTCCCAGGCGAAATCTTGCAGTTTCCGATCTTTTAAACATTCTCGAATGGCCGTAGATGATTTTACCGGTAAAATAGTCCAGGACATTCTAAATCGAGATAATTACGGGGTCCCCCAAGTCATCACAAAGGAAGATACTTATGTCTATTGTTTCTCATATTTCAGATGTCCAGCCGAGTAAAAATAAGGAATATGTGAGGTGATGGCTTTTTTGAATGCCACTGACGTGATTGAGAGGCAAATAATGGTTACGCCAGTTCAAGAAATACAGAGTTTGAAAATGATGATTGATATCGAGAGACTGATGTGGGGACACTACGATTGGATGATATGCCATTGTAGAAAAACGTTTTCTATTTGAAGAATGTGGCGTTGTTGAGTGAGGGAACTCTTCCTTCCAGGAATATGAGCGTGTGGAGTGATACTCTTTGGACAATAAGAAGACATTTCTGTTTGTGGACTGTGGCAAATCTTCATGGTACATATGTATGATATGCAGTGAAGGACATTTGAGGTCCCTGTGGACTGAAAAAACtgtatttttgtttgatttgagtCGATTAACCATCACTTATCACTGGCATTTTCATCAAGAAGCCTCTGGATGAAAATGTAAGTAATAATTGGGGTTGATAACaatagtacatacatgtacaggtacaaATTTACTGCAGTGATGTGAATAAAACGAACTTGAAGCCATAACTttctttgaaaattgattattaTTACACGTCTTTTACAATATGCCTTGCTAATATGGACATACTTGGATGCCTGAAGACCAGCAGTTTCAAGGATCACCCATGACACTCTTTGCTGGGCACTTTATATCTGAGGATAATTTCCCCTAATACGAGGCCTCTTGAGGAAGTGCAGCAGGAATAACACCAGACGTTCCCCACTGTCAGGACGAGCACCCATCCCACCCAACATATCCAAGGAGAAAGGATCCCCAAACAAATACGTGGACACAAAATGCCCTGACCAATATACATGTGATGTCTTGCGTCTCGGCATGCTCCTAATATTTGTCCGATGTaatgtttcactttttgatCAAAGAGCTCTAGGACCAGTATTGTGGCTTGAGGAGAAGTAGCCAATGTCACTGTGTCTTAACTGTTATATAGAGTGGTTCACAGTGCATCATGATGCACCCAGAAGTTGTCTACGCATGCGCACTGAACCAGCAGCAGTCCTCCTTCGGACCAATGTTGAGAGAAATGAAAGGTCCTCAATGTAGAATCTGGTTACCAAAATGTTTGTCCAACTTTGACACTATTTCCCATGCTGTGGATGATGTCCTTGAGGACTGATGCGACATGCTCTGTAGTCTTCATGGATTGTGGCAAGGTCCTCTTGTGTGGGTGACCACACAGCTGTTTTTCAGCGACCTTATACAGTTCTATTTATCATGGTAATATCTGAGCCTTTTGGGCTGCTGGTTTTATCCTGGTACCTTTCAGAGAGTTGGGAGATAGCTGGGGGTGGGGTCATCTGAGATTTGACGTGGAATTTTTTCTCGTCCTTGAATAGTTCTTAAGTCTGCTTCGCCAAGGGCAATGGCGTTTTAAAGAACCTTGGAATCAAATGAATTGCAAATGAACTAGGATACAGGTTTTCATCTCTACATTGTAGCAAACTTTATTATGACTTCCTTTCAACGATACATGCATCTATAAAGACATACTTGCATTATGATCATTGCGATGTGACAGTATAGGAGGGCTTAGGAAATCAGCTTGAAACAGAACAAGTTCCTTAAAATCAACAATATAAGAAatcataaataacaaaataatctCTCTTGTAGGACGGAAGAATATGAATCtaatatcatcaaaaataaaCACCTTTGAAATGAAAGACAACACTGTCCaagtacaatacatgtacatgtacattgtacactatTATATTGCTGCTAGATTACACATGATAATGAAGACACTTTATACATCATACACCAACTCATATCGTCATAATGTACATTTCTTTACagtcaaatttgaaatactATGAATCGTATTTAAGCAGAAGGGTCAGGTATAAGGTCTATTACCTGAACTCTGTATGATCAaatgcatctacatgtactatttaACACTTCTACTTATCTACACACATGTATGTTGTGTCTCGATCACACCACATGAATGAATCTTGTGTGTATAAAAATTCtgtttacattatgtttttCAACAGCCTAAAGACACAATTTGCCGAATGACAAAGTAACTTTAGGAAATGAACCTCATTTGGACAGCATACAATGTACTAAAACTACAGGATTATGTTCACGAAGATTGCAGAAAACTCTATAGACTATATTATTGCTTTCACCCTTAAAATAGTCAAATCACACCCCAATCTGCTTATTTTTTACCCACAGAGGGAATTTTGATTTCACTGTAAGTAGTTCAAAGCCCATAGTACACCCGTAATCATGTGCTCACATGCTCCGATGACTTCATGAAAAAACTAAATTATGCAGGTTTCATAATGTTTTTAGCCATGGATACACAAATGAAACTTTAAAACTGACTCTGGCTTTGATGATTTGTAAAACATTCATGCTACATGTGAAAACACACCATATTACGGTATTTCTTCACCACATTCTCCACCAGCATTGTGGTTAACAGTACAATATTCAATACCAAGAATCCTTGAGGTAAAGAGTTGTACTAATCATAAGTATTGCGATGTCATGGAAATCTTAAAGATTTAAGGAAGAAATATAAAATTGTCTCGAAACTACACATCTAAACACTAAAATATTGAATCCACAGTAACTCCAACAAGAACAGCAGTATATAAGTTGTTGTTGCTTCAGTTAGTGAGGAAATAAATGGTACATATGCATAATATTGCTTAGAT
It encodes:
- the LOC135487185 gene encoding DNA methyltransferase 1-associated protein 1-like isoform X2, which codes for MAATSDVREILELPIGEPQPMTKEVLLGDGKKKKPKKPELNFKRPEGMHRELWGLLWTDSKDAPPIMPTDTNQGYKQMKAKIGRSRVRPWKWMPFTNPARKDGAIFYHWRRVAEEGKDYPFARFNKSVDMPVYTDIEYTQHLHDESWTRLETDHLFDLAKRFDLRFVVMHDRWDRDRYPNRSIEDLKERYYAISNTLAKVRAPQGHEPKTKVFDGEHERRRKEQLIKLFNRTSEDLEEEEYLNSELKKIEQRKKEREKKTQDLQKLITAADSNMENRRAERKSTKKKLPIQTKARDTVSVAPETTGIKFMEIKQSGVTLRSQRMKLPSTIGQKKTKALEQVLEELGIEFNPIPTDDIVQNFNELRQDIVLLYELKLALANCEYELQTLRHRYETLAPGKLIDVGPLIPSATSIKIDPDFSPPKGEKKISETIDVVGNPGTPIF
- the LOC135487185 gene encoding DNA methyltransferase 1-associated protein 1-like isoform X1, which translates into the protein MAATSDVREILELPIGEPQPMTKEVLLGDGKKKKPKKPELNFKRPEGMHRELWGLLWTDSKDAPPIMPTDTNQGYKQMKAKIGRSRVRPWKWMPFTNPARKDGAIFYHWRRVAEEGKDYPFARFNKSVDMPVYTDIEYTQHLHDESWTRLETDHLFDLAKRFDLRFVVMHDRWDRDRYPNRSIEDLKERYYAISNTLAKVRAPQGHEPKTKVFDGEHERRRKEQLIKLFNRTSEDLEEEEYLNSELKKIEQRKKEREKKTQDLQKLITAADSNMENRRAERKSTKKKLPIQTKARDTVSVAPETTGIKFMEIKQSGVTLRSQRMKLPSTIGQKKTKALEQVLEELGIEFNPIPTDDIVQNFNELRQDIVLLYELKLALANCEYELQTLRHRYETLAPGKLIDVGPLIPSATSIKIDPDFSPPKGEKKISETIDVVGNPGTPIMSSRVKIRNM
- the LOC135487179 gene encoding methylcrotonoyl-CoA carboxylase beta chain, mitochondrial-like, yielding MQALKPQCLLHRLCRFKDRRLLSMTSAVFIDLKSEVQLKKSTKIQLQDVKDKKKHFPILDLPVNTFSADFKNHSERFKAIEEKHVKTLKTIQKGGDEKSRERHTVRNKKILVNDRIKLLFDDDSEILEIAPFAGYAMPYGTVPRAGVLAAIGKVNGHYCIVLANDATVKGGTVFPITVKKQLRGQEISEQNRLPCVYLVDSGGAFLPLQSEIFPDKEQGGRVFYNEAVLSADGIPQVAVVCGSCTAGAAYIPTMADEAVIVDKIGTIFLGGPPLVKAATGEIVTPDELGGATLHSSVSGCTDHFAATEEEAFTITRDIIASLNLPEYEPNTSYDEPLFSPEELSGLIPEKNMHEIDMYKIIARLVDGSRFQEFKKKYGSNLVTGFGYLQGHLVGLIGNNGRLTDSAAAKGAHFVGVCCERNVPIIFLQNTHPADATNVDLDPEISGNFLRDYSKMLASVACASVPKLTVILGGSYGSMNYLMCGRSQSPRFLFTWPNVEMSMLDVDLMVQLAMKEKFPNDQDSDDAIQNKTKLLERFLQETGAFYSSSRLHDDGIILPKDTRKVLGQCLDIVSCYSAKVSTKYPVLRM